The DNA segment GTGCACCGACCATCGGTTCACCTTTTTTGGTTAGGGTTCCGGTGACCTCTGCCAATTCTGGCATGTCTCCGCCGCCGCAACCAACCGTCACGACAATCGCCATCCCGGTGAACAGGGTTAGCAGTAACGATATTCGATTGCTCAAAGTTTGTTGTTTCATTTGAATAACCCTTAGGGTTCCAGTTGGGAATCTTGAAGCAAGCCGACTCGGTTTGCGACCTACCCCGCCTATCATTGGGAACTTGCGAATAATCTCTTTAGCGGAGCGGCGTGAACCGCTCCGCCAAAAAAGATGAAGCATTAAAGGAAGGTGGCCTCGCAGATTCCGCTGTGCTGTTAGGCAACAAGGAACGAGGCTGGCACCACTTCGGCACTTCCTTTGATCATTAGATACTGTCGCCGGGGACAACCTGGCCATCAGCTCGGTTGGTCAGCAACGAGAAAATTTCGAACCGCATGTTCTCCGAAAGGAAGCGGACCGAACCGTCCCCCAAAGTGAACTGCGCCCCGCCGGGATGAGCCGAGGTGAAAATCGAGTGATGGCCTGGACGACCATACCAATAGGGACCAATTCCATGAGGCGAATAGCGAGACGTCGCGACATAGTTAATGCCGACTCGTGATGAAGAAATATTCATCCAATATGCCTCCGAATCGGTGCTCGTTCCGCCGCCACCGCCGGACCATGCACCACCCCACCAGTTACTTGCGCGCTGGTCGTATTTATCAAAAGTTCCATCGGCCAAACGGACGCGAGTGAAGTTGGATTGCTCGCCAATCGCCACAGTCTGGCTGGTGCCGTCGGTGATCGATGCGAAGCGGACGGTCAATCGATTGCGATCATCGACAGGGACAATGATCCCGTTGTAATCGCTCATGCCGTGGTATCCGTTCCACTGCGAGTTGTCTTCGTTGTAGTCACCATTCACACCGACGTAACTGGAGATCTGAACTTCCAGCTCGGCGGGGGCTCCTAAAGCAATCGTTCCGGCACTGGCCGGATCCACGCGAGTTCCAGGCAAGGGACTGGATGGGCAAGCCAACGAAGGGACGACCAGACCGTTGTACGGCAGCCAGTTAAGATTGGTGCCGTCGGAGCGCGAAGCCCAATCGGTACCGCTAAAAGTCGAAAGGTTGTATGCCGCACTCTGTTCCATGTAAGGAAGAATACGAACTAACCAGGACGCAGGCCGGTTGGTGGTAACGTCCGCAACAAACGAAGCGGGAGGCATCCGCTGATTCGTGTCGTGATACATATGAAGCGCCAGGCCGAGCTGCTTCATGTTGTTCGAACAGGACATTCGGCGAGCCGCTTCGCGAGCCGCTTGAACGGCCGGCAGTAACAACCCTACCAGAACACCGATGATCGCAATCACAACAAGCAATTCGACCAGGGTGAAGCCTCTTCGGTTTTGAAACCGGCGAGTACTAAAGGCAACCATTTCTCTTTACTCCAAAAAATACACTAAAATAAAAAACGGATGAGTTGTGCTTTGATTGGGACAATCGTTCCCGCAAGCCACACGCTGCAATTGAAACCTTCTCATCACTTTTAAAGGTTAACTAAGGATCCACAAACCGATAGGCAACCCGACAAGCATCGTCAGCGCTAATACATAACAACGAACAGGATTAGCGCGACTTATAAACACTAATGAGAATCAAAGCCCCGTAGAGACGAAGGATTGGGGGATAGATCTCGCTTAACGCGATCCGCACGGAGATAGTCCAGCCGGTCGAAAAAAACGTAAAAATTCCGGTTTTTTCGACTACGACGGTTCCACTTAATGCAACGAGAACGCCCCGACAAAAAAATCCCAGCACACCGACGACCCCAGACGGATCGACAAGGCACCGTTTTTCGCAGTGCTAGCAAGCAGATTACGGGTGGCTGACCAATGCCATCGCCCCCCCAAGCGGAACGGCGCAAACCGGTTCGCCATCGCCTTAAAAACTCCGCCCACTGGCCGGTCAGCTCGCGCCGATTCGCTAAGAAAAAGGGCTCGGCGGCACTGGATAACTACGTTAGCCCCCTGCCTCTGCGCGGATATTGATGGGACCTGCGTAGACGGCAATCCTGCCTCGCGGACTCGCCACGATACCGACGACGATCACGAACAAGGAGGACAGGATCACGGCCCAATAACGAAACCAGCAGCCAGAATGCCCTTATTTTGAGACAAATGAGACGGAACTCTCGGTGATAAACCGG comes from the Roseimaritima multifibrata genome and includes:
- a CDS encoding DUF1559 domain-containing protein; the protein is MVAFSTRRFQNRRGFTLVELLVVIAIIGVLVGLLLPAVQAAREAARRMSCSNNMKQLGLALHMYHDTNQRMPPASFVADVTTNRPASWLVRILPYMEQSAAYNLSTFSGTDWASRSDGTNLNWLPYNGLVVPSLACPSSPLPGTRVDPASAGTIALGAPAELEVQISSYVGVNGDYNEDNSQWNGYHGMSDYNGIIVPVDDRNRLTVRFASITDGTSQTVAIGEQSNFTRVRLADGTFDKYDQRASNWWGGAWSGGGGGTSTDSEAYWMNISSSRVGINYVATSRYSPHGIGPYWYGRPGHHSIFTSAHPGGAQFTLGDGSVRFLSENMRFEIFSLLTNRADGQVVPGDSI